One Hevea brasiliensis isolate MT/VB/25A 57/8 chromosome 5, ASM3005281v1, whole genome shotgun sequence genomic region harbors:
- the LOC131179882 gene encoding mediator of RNA polymerase II transcription subunit 14-like, which yields MAELGQQTVDFSVLVSRAAEESFLSLKELVDKSKSSDQMDSDKKIYLLKYLVKTQQRMLRLNVLAKWCQQVRLIQYCQQLQSTLSSHEACFTQAANSLFFMHEGLQQARAPIYDVPSAIEVLLTGSYQRLPKCIEDVGMLSTLAEEQQKPALKKLDTLVRSKLLEVTLPKEISEVKVSDGTALLCVNGEFKVLVTLGYRGHLSMWRILHLELLVGERSGLVKLEELRRHALGDDLERRMAAAENAFVILYSVLHELCISLIMDTVIRQVQVLRQGRWKDAIRFELISDCSTGSTLLNQDGETDSAGLRTPGLKIVYWLDLGKNSGTSDSGTCPFIKIEPGPDLQIKCVHSTFVIDPINGREAEFSLDQSCIDVEKLLLRAICCNRYTCLLEIQKDLGKNAQIFRAAGDVVLRFHMDEPDVDHKKKETQNDGREYEGEEY from the exons ATGGCTGAGTTAGGGCAACAAACTGTCGACTTCTCCGTTCTGGTGAGTCGGGCCGCCGAGGAATCTTTCCTCTCCTTGAAAGAATTGGTTGACAAATCCAAATCCTCTGACCAAATGGATTCCGACAAGAAGATTTACCTCTTGAAGTACTTGGTTAAGACACAGCAACGTATGCTCAGACTCAATGTACTTGCTAAGTGGTGCCAACAG GTTCGGTTAATACAATATTGTCAGCAACTTCAGTCTACCCTATCAAGTCATGAGGCATGTTTTACCCAAGCTGCAAATTCGTTGTTTTTCATGCATGAGGGGCTACAGCAAGCTCGAGCACCTATCTATGATGTTCCATCTGCCATTGAAGTCCTCCTTACTGGATCTTATCAGCGTttaccaaaatgtatagaagatGTAGGTATGCTGAGCACATTAGCTGAGGAGCAGCAGAAGCCAGCTCTAAAGAAGTTGGACACACTTGTGCGTTCTAAGTTACTTGAAGTCACACTCCCAAAGGAAATTTCTGAGGTGAAAGTTTCTGATGGTACAGCACTGCTTTGTGTGAATGGTGAATTTAAGGTGTTAGTTACACTTGGCTACCGAGGGCACCTCTCAATGTGGAGGATATTGCATTTGGAGTTGCTTGTTGGTGAGAGAAGTGGACTTGTGAAACTGGAAGAATTGAGACGGCATGCTCTGGGAGATGATTTGGAGCGCAGAATGGCAGCAGCAGAGAATGCATTCGTGATATTGTATTCAGTTCTCCATGAGCTTTGCATTTCACTCATTATGGATACTGTCATAAGGCAAGTACAAGTACTACGTCAAGGAAGGTGGAAAGATGCAATTCGGTTTGAGCTCATATCTGATTGTAGTACTGGATCTACGCTGCTAAATCAAGATGGAGAAACTGATTCAGCTGGTCTTCGAACACCTGGGTTGAAAATTGTATACTGGCTAGATCTGGGAAAAAACTCTGGTACATCTGATTCAGGGACATGCCCATTTATAAAAATTGAACCAGGACCAGATCTACAGATAAAGTGTGTTCATAGCACTTTTGTTATAGATCCAATAAATGGTAGAgaggcagaattttcccttgacCAAAGTTGCATTGATGTTGAGAAGTTGCTGTTAAGAGCAATATGCTGTAATAGGTATACTTGTCTGCTTGAAATTCAGAAAGATCTGGGAAAAAATGCTCAAATCTTTCGTGCTGCAGGAGATGTTGTTCTTCGATTCCACATGGATGAACCTGATGTTGACCACAAGAAG AAAGAAACTCAAAATGATGGCAGAGAATACGAGGGAGAGGAATACTAA
- the LOC110643025 gene encoding auxin-responsive protein IAA16 gives MTNIMSTEHDKYATINFEETELRLGLPCSAGNAHEGEIAKSNGKRGFSETLVDLKLNLSTKESARKDIGEEKMKEKAAVLPSSTDPAKPPAKAQVVGWPPIRSFRKNVMSVQKNSSDEAAGSSSSSAAFVKVSMDGAPYLRKVDLKLYKSYQELSDALGKMFSSFTIGNCGSQGMKDFMNESKLIDLLNGSEYVPTYEDKDGDWMLVGDVPWEMFVDSCKRLRIMKGSEAIGLAPRAVEKCKNRS, from the exons ATGACTAATATAATGAGCACAGAGCATGATAAATATGCTACGATCAATTTCGAAGAGACAGAATTGCGTCTGGGGTTACCTTGTTCTGCAGGCAATGCACATGAAGGTGAGATTGCCAAGAGTAATGGAAAGAGAGGGTTCTCGGAGACTCTAGTGGATTTGAAGCTTAATCTTTCCACCAAAGAATCTGCAAGGAAGGATATTGGAGAGGAGAAGATGAAGGAGAAAGCTGCTGTACTTCCTTCTTCTACTGATCCAGCAAAACCTCCTGCCAA GGCACAAGTTGTGGGTTGGCCACCAATTCGATCATTCCGAAAGAATGTCATGTCTGTACAGAAAAACAGCAGTGATGAGGCCGCCGGCAGTAGCAGCAGCAGTGCTGCTTTTGTGAAGGTGAGCATGGATGGTGCGCCATACTTGCGAAAAGTGGACTTGAAATTGTACAAGAGCTACCAAGAACTCTCTGATGCCTTAGGCAAAATGTTCAGCTCCTTTACCATtg GTAACTGTGGATCTCAAGGAATGAAGGATTTCATGAACGAGAGCAAATTGATAGACCTGTTGAATGGTTCTGAGTATGTTCCAACTTATGAAGACAAAGACGGAGATTGGATGCTTGTAGGAGATGTGCCATGGGA AATGTTTGTCGATTCATGCAAACGATTGAGGATAATGAAGGGGTCTGAGGCAATAGGACTTG CTCCAAGAGCTGTGGAGAAGTGCAAGAACAGGAGCTGA